In Luteitalea sp. TBR-22, one genomic interval encodes:
- a CDS encoding DUF1501 domain-containing protein, producing MTHNRRSFIKGGVAAFTVSFAAPAFLSDIARAQGARSRNLVVLYLSGGNDALSMVVPYGNAGYYQRRPTIAVPQGAVLQVGADAGGTNVGLHPRLQGLKRVFDEGRLAVIQRSGYPNSSRSHFQGTDIWSTADPSNPSGPGWIGRYLELLPQPIDPLTGWNTVRETPRTLLSRFVGVPAIPDPRTYAFSSPNTGNEALYARQAATRIASHVPVDRPHLSFVSATSRAAFETLDRVASVAAYTPTVTYPTTGLGSALRAVAGAMVRGIGTKVFWVQTGGFDTHASQDPNNANGAYYRLMATLDDALLAFYTDVRNQGLLNDTLVLQFSEFGRRVYENGSQGTDHGAASTMMVLGGGVNGGLYGTAPDLRDTPGNPTLESANGDVRYQTDFRSVYARVLDNWLGAPSTTILEGDFRNPGLTFI from the coding sequence ATGACTCACAACCGTCGATCGTTCATCAAGGGCGGCGTGGCCGCCTTCACGGTCAGCTTCGCGGCGCCGGCGTTCCTGTCCGACATCGCGCGGGCCCAGGGCGCGCGGTCCCGGAACCTGGTGGTCCTCTACCTGAGCGGCGGCAACGATGCGCTGAGCATGGTGGTGCCGTACGGCAACGCCGGTTACTACCAGCGTCGGCCGACCATCGCCGTGCCGCAGGGTGCCGTGCTGCAGGTGGGCGCCGATGCCGGCGGCACCAACGTCGGACTGCACCCGCGGCTGCAGGGCCTCAAGCGCGTCTTCGACGAGGGCCGGCTGGCCGTGATCCAGCGGAGCGGCTACCCGAACTCGAGCCGGTCGCACTTCCAGGGCACAGACATCTGGTCGACGGCCGACCCGTCCAATCCGTCGGGCCCGGGCTGGATCGGGCGGTACCTCGAACTGCTGCCGCAGCCGATCGACCCGCTCACCGGCTGGAACACGGTGCGCGAGACGCCGCGCACGCTGCTCTCGAGGTTCGTCGGCGTGCCGGCGATCCCCGATCCCCGCACCTACGCCTTCAGCAGCCCCAACACCGGCAACGAGGCGCTCTACGCGCGCCAGGCAGCCACCCGCATCGCCTCGCACGTGCCCGTCGACCGTCCGCACCTGTCGTTCGTGTCGGCGACCTCGCGCGCCGCGTTCGAGACCCTGGACCGCGTCGCCTCCGTGGCGGCCTACACGCCCACGGTCACCTACCCGACCACCGGCCTGGGCAGCGCCCTGCGCGCGGTGGCCGGCGCCATGGTGCGCGGCATCGGCACGAAGGTGTTCTGGGTGCAGACCGGCGGCTTCGACACGCACGCCTCGCAGGACCCCAACAACGCCAACGGCGCCTACTACCGCCTGATGGCGACGCTCGACGACGCGCTGCTGGCCTTCTACACCGACGTGCGCAACCAGGGGCTGCTCAACGACACCCTCGTGCTGCAGTTCTCGGAGTTCGGCCGGCGCGTCTATGAGAACGGCAGCCAGGGCACCGACCACGGCGCGGCCAGCACCATGATGGTGCTCGGCGGCGGGGTCAACGGCGGCCTGTACGGCACCGCGCCCGACCTGCGCGACACGCCGGGCAACCCGACACTGGAGAGCGCCAACGGCGACGTCCGCTACCAGACGGACTTCCGGAGCGTGTACGCCCGGGTGCTCGACAACTGGCTGGGCGCGCCCTCGACGACGATCCTGGAGGGCGACTTCCGGAATCCCGGCCTGACGTTCATCTGA
- a CDS encoding PIG-L family deacetylase — MPRIRSFAAVAFAAIVLALTVPAHTQYRFRPIAELPDHSALGLKLRELGTVGSLMMTTAHPDDENNALLARYRYERGMRTTLVTATRGNGGQNEIGPEIFESLAVLRTEELLAAHRVDGAEQYFARAVDFGFSFSRDETFQRWHREKILEDYVYWIRTIRPDVIVGFVWDHTQGGGQHHQASSNISAEAFRAAADPAKFPEQIARGLRPWQAKKFYYTGGFGPNVANVPAEAICRVDGHAFDPLLGRTYNEIGSEARSMHMCQGMPQLVSLPAAQPRGYVLEDTVLTLPKAEQNKDLFAGIDTGLRSLAAYGRGGSPALGLAIESLEGQVRNAQLAFESKGVAGARAALPQVLVTIRALRAQLGNMHPDEGARYEVDMRLAQKERQAEEALRLAAGLKVDLLADDGLVVGGQGTKLTLRAFAGAGDGVAVKNVEFTGFEGGAACASGPIEGLKPFACDVTLTVPAGSKLTTAYWKRLPDRDYYDFDPGAPFGLPFEPTPFNAKVTFTIGGQDQVVTYPVQFRHEGNVFSGEKRQELLVVPALAVTLGADVVAFPGGGLARNLDVTVINHGKKGGEASVKLQLPAGWTASPASETVTFAREDEARQVRFAITPPAGVKPGRYDVTAVATRDGESFSKGYEAIEYPHIRRRHLVHDATGSLKVLDMKPVTGVTVGYIMGVGDQVPPALEQLGATVEFLTPEQLASADLSKYSVVMTGVRAYERRGDLRAYNQRLLDYAAKGGTVIVQYNKFEFNEAQYGPYPGTVGRPAAQAGPFGRFTADRVTDENAPVTVLVPTHPVFNTPNRIGEAAWKDWVQERGLYFFGTDAADKRYVDLVEMTDPFPNNPGPKRGALVEARVGQGRWIYVGLNLWRQLPAGTDGAYALTANLLSLGKK; from the coding sequence ATGCCCAGAATCCGTTCCTTCGCGGCCGTCGCCTTCGCGGCGATCGTGCTCGCCCTCACCGTCCCTGCGCACACGCAGTATCGATTCCGTCCGATCGCCGAACTGCCGGATCACTCCGCGCTCGGCCTGAAGCTGCGCGAGCTCGGCACCGTCGGGTCGTTGATGATGACCACCGCGCACCCCGACGACGAGAACAACGCGCTGCTGGCCCGCTACCGGTACGAGCGCGGCATGCGCACCACGCTGGTCACGGCGACGCGCGGCAACGGCGGCCAGAACGAGATCGGCCCCGAGATCTTCGAGTCGCTGGCCGTGCTGCGCACCGAGGAACTGCTGGCCGCGCACCGCGTCGACGGCGCCGAGCAGTACTTCGCGCGCGCGGTGGACTTCGGCTTCTCGTTCAGCCGCGACGAGACGTTCCAGCGGTGGCACCGCGAGAAGATCCTCGAGGACTACGTCTACTGGATTCGCACCATCAGGCCCGACGTCATCGTCGGCTTCGTGTGGGACCACACCCAGGGCGGCGGCCAGCACCACCAGGCCTCGTCCAACATCAGCGCGGAGGCGTTCCGCGCGGCAGCCGATCCGGCGAAGTTCCCGGAGCAGATCGCCAGGGGGCTGCGTCCCTGGCAGGCGAAGAAGTTCTATTACACGGGCGGATTCGGCCCCAACGTCGCCAACGTGCCCGCCGAGGCCATCTGCCGCGTCGACGGCCACGCCTTCGACCCGTTGCTCGGCCGCACCTACAACGAGATCGGGAGCGAGGCGCGCAGCATGCACATGTGCCAGGGCATGCCGCAGCTGGTGAGCCTGCCGGCCGCCCAGCCGCGCGGCTACGTCCTCGAGGACACGGTGCTCACGCTGCCGAAGGCCGAGCAGAACAAGGACCTCTTCGCCGGCATCGACACCGGCCTGCGCAGCCTCGCCGCGTACGGTCGCGGCGGGTCCCCGGCGCTCGGCCTCGCCATCGAGTCGCTCGAGGGCCAGGTGCGCAACGCGCAGCTCGCCTTCGAGTCGAAGGGCGTCGCTGGCGCCCGCGCGGCGCTGCCGCAGGTGCTGGTCACCATTCGCGCGCTGCGTGCGCAGCTGGGCAACATGCACCCTGACGAGGGCGCGCGGTACGAGGTCGACATGCGTCTCGCGCAGAAGGAGCGCCAGGCCGAGGAGGCCCTGCGCCTTGCGGCCGGTCTCAAGGTGGACCTGCTCGCAGACGACGGGCTCGTGGTCGGCGGGCAGGGCACGAAGCTGACGTTGCGCGCCTTCGCGGGCGCCGGTGACGGCGTCGCGGTGAAGAACGTCGAGTTCACCGGCTTCGAGGGCGGCGCGGCCTGCGCGTCCGGGCCGATCGAGGGCCTGAAGCCGTTCGCGTGCGATGTCACGCTGACGGTCCCTGCCGGGTCGAAGCTGACCACCGCGTACTGGAAGCGCCTGCCCGACCGTGACTACTACGACTTCGATCCGGGCGCGCCGTTCGGCCTGCCCTTCGAGCCGACCCCCTTCAACGCGAAGGTGACCTTCACGATCGGCGGCCAGGATCAGGTGGTGACCTACCCGGTGCAGTTCCGCCACGAGGGCAACGTGTTCAGCGGCGAGAAGCGCCAGGAACTGCTCGTGGTGCCGGCGCTCGCGGTCACGCTCGGTGCCGACGTGGTGGCGTTTCCCGGCGGCGGACTGGCGCGCAACCTCGACGTCACCGTCATCAACCACGGCAAGAAGGGTGGAGAGGCCAGCGTGAAGCTCCAGCTGCCGGCGGGCTGGACCGCCTCGCCAGCCAGCGAGACGGTGACCTTCGCGCGGGAGGACGAGGCGCGGCAGGTGCGCTTCGCCATCACGCCGCCGGCCGGCGTCAAGCCGGGGCGCTACGACGTCACGGCCGTCGCGACGCGCGACGGCGAGTCGTTCTCGAAGGGCTACGAGGCCATCGAGTATCCGCACATCCGTCGCCGTCACCTGGTGCACGACGCGACCGGCAGCCTCAAGGTGCTCGACATGAAGCCGGTGACCGGCGTGACCGTGGGCTACATCATGGGCGTGGGCGACCAGGTGCCGCCGGCGCTCGAGCAGCTCGGGGCGACCGTGGAGTTCCTCACGCCCGAGCAGCTGGCGTCGGCCGACCTGTCGAAGTACTCGGTGGTGATGACCGGGGTGCGCGCCTACGAGCGGCGGGGCGACCTGCGGGCCTACAACCAGCGGCTGCTCGACTACGCGGCCAAGGGCGGCACCGTCATCGTCCAGTACAACAAGTTCGAGTTCAACGAGGCGCAGTACGGGCCGTATCCGGGCACGGTCGGTCGCCCCGCCGCGCAGGCCGGGCCGTTCGGCCGGTTCACGGCCGACCGCGTGACCGACGAGAACGCGCCGGTCACGGTGCTCGTGCCGACGCATCCCGTGTTCAACACGCCGAACAGGATCGGCGAAGCGGCGTGGAAGGACTGGGTCCAGGAGCGCGGGCTGTACTTCTTCGGCACCGACGCGGCCGACAAGCGCTACGTCGATCTCGTGGAGATGACCGATCCGTTCCCCAACAACCCCGGACCGAAGCGCGGCGCGCTGGTCGAGGCCAGGGTCGGTCAGGGACGCTGGATCTACGTGGGCCTGAACTTGTGGCGGCAGTTGCCCGCCGGCACCGACGGCGCCTACGCGCTGACGGCCAACCTGCTCTCGCTCGGCAAGAAGTAG
- a CDS encoding MFS transporter → MSEAAGSWLARLGLGRPELRAWAMYDWANSAFLTTIVAAVFPVYYNNVAAKGLAPEAAAFNFSMGTTVALAVSAVGAPLLGAIADHRPYKKAFLLGFMAIGALCTMAMALIGEGDWALAIGLFMLANIACSGSIAFYDSLLPHIAAPEELDRVSSSGFALGYLGGGLLLLLNLAWILKPGVFGLPDAGIATRLAFFSVGVWWMVFSVPLLRRVPEPAVAGGGHDSLGAATRHALADLRETFTHLRRYRQAFLMLLAFLVYNDGIGTIIRMASLYGAQLGIAEGHLIGALLLVQFVGVPFAFIFGWLAGKIGAKQAIWLSLAVYAGISVLGYFMKTAVHFYALAILVGTVQGGSQALSRSLFASMIPRERSSEFFGFFAVTERTAGILGPLTFALAIALTGSSRGAILSVIAYFVVGALILSRVDIEAGQAAVRNGGNLKLDI, encoded by the coding sequence ATGAGCGAGGCCGCCGGGTCCTGGCTGGCGCGGCTCGGCCTCGGTCGGCCCGAACTGCGCGCGTGGGCGATGTACGACTGGGCCAACTCCGCCTTCCTGACCACGATCGTCGCGGCGGTGTTCCCGGTGTACTACAACAACGTCGCCGCCAAGGGTCTGGCGCCCGAAGCGGCGGCGTTCAACTTCAGCATGGGCACAACGGTCGCGCTCGCGGTGAGCGCGGTCGGCGCGCCGCTGCTCGGTGCGATCGCCGATCACCGGCCGTACAAGAAGGCGTTCCTGCTCGGCTTCATGGCGATCGGCGCCCTCTGCACGATGGCGATGGCGCTGATCGGCGAGGGCGACTGGGCGCTGGCGATCGGCCTGTTCATGCTGGCCAACATCGCCTGCAGCGGGTCGATTGCGTTCTACGACTCGCTGCTGCCGCACATCGCGGCGCCCGAGGAACTCGACCGGGTCTCGTCGTCGGGCTTCGCGCTCGGGTACCTCGGTGGAGGGCTGCTGCTCCTGCTCAACCTGGCGTGGATCCTCAAGCCGGGTGTCTTCGGGCTGCCCGACGCGGGCATCGCGACGCGGCTGGCGTTCTTCAGCGTCGGCGTGTGGTGGATGGTGTTCTCGGTGCCGTTGCTGCGCCGGGTGCCGGAGCCGGCGGTGGCGGGCGGCGGGCACGACTCGCTCGGCGCGGCGACGCGTCACGCCCTGGCCGACCTGCGGGAGACCTTCACGCACCTGCGCAGGTACCGCCAGGCGTTCCTGATGCTGCTGGCCTTCCTGGTCTACAACGACGGCATCGGGACGATCATCCGGATGGCGTCGCTCTACGGGGCGCAGCTCGGGATCGCGGAGGGGCACCTGATCGGCGCGCTGCTGCTGGTGCAGTTCGTCGGCGTGCCGTTCGCGTTCATCTTCGGGTGGCTGGCCGGGAAGATCGGCGCCAAGCAGGCGATCTGGCTGTCGCTGGCCGTCTACGCGGGCATCAGCGTGCTCGGGTACTTCATGAAGACGGCCGTGCACTTCTATGCGCTGGCCATCCTGGTGGGCACCGTGCAGGGCGGCAGCCAGGCGCTGTCGCGGTCGCTGTTCGCGAGCATGATCCCGCGGGAGCGGTCGTCGGAGTTCTTCGGGTTCTTCGCCGTCACCGAGCGCACCGCGGGCATCCTTGGCCCGCTCACCTTCGCGCTGGCGATCGCGCTCACCGGCTCGAGCCGTGGCGCGATCCTCTCGGTGATCGCCTACTTCGTCGTCGGCGCGCTCATCCTCTCGCGCGTCGACATCGAGGCCGGGCAGGCAGCGGTACGCAATGGTGGCAATCTGAAATTGGACATCTGA
- a CDS encoding DUF1800 family protein, which produces MARHDDRTEHLLRRAGFGGSPDEVAELARIGYQAAVDLLVFYEQAPDDVDERIGVPGHVGVTTRGQFSPDTSITDARQRWLFRMVHSRRPLQEKMALFWHHHFATAYQKIADTYGGTVATRMMAASEAYNGPKNSPVGQIELFRQNALGSFYDLLVKVARDPAMLVWLDGRLNVRGTPQENFAREVMELFTMGIRASDSSPNNYTEDDVKAAARVFTGWNLTVGARGANNVNDATLAYAYTYRSTQHDTGSKTFSFDIYPGGGRTITSGGEQEGLDFLLACCRHPQTGPRLARKLYAFFVDELHPAPQSFVDRVSGAYYASNFDMRRVVLSVLLSPEFSDPSAYYARYAWPVEFVVKAIKETGWAGFSVDAALTPLLSMGQSLFEPPDVNGWETGAGWFSTGGMLARMNFAATLTQNQRFNLREAARPYKATPETLLAYTLDRLSPMPFDSPPYNDLLGYLRAGTSWTGSDTELLAKAAGVTHLVLASPEYQFV; this is translated from the coding sequence ATGGCACGACACGACGACAGAACCGAACACCTGCTGCGGCGGGCCGGCTTCGGCGGCAGCCCCGACGAGGTCGCCGAACTCGCCAGGATCGGCTACCAGGCGGCGGTCGACCTGCTGGTGTTCTACGAGCAGGCGCCCGACGACGTGGACGAGCGCATCGGGGTGCCCGGCCACGTCGGCGTGACGACGCGAGGGCAGTTCTCGCCCGACACGTCGATCACCGACGCCCGGCAGCGCTGGTTGTTCCGCATGGTCCACTCGCGGCGGCCGCTGCAGGAGAAGATGGCGCTCTTCTGGCACCATCACTTCGCCACCGCCTACCAGAAGATCGCCGACACCTACGGCGGCACGGTCGCCACCCGGATGATGGCCGCGTCGGAGGCCTACAACGGCCCGAAGAACAGCCCGGTCGGCCAGATCGAGCTGTTCCGGCAGAACGCCCTCGGCAGCTTCTACGACCTGCTGGTGAAGGTCGCCCGCGACCCGGCGATGCTGGTGTGGCTCGACGGGCGCCTCAACGTGCGCGGCACGCCGCAGGAGAACTTCGCGCGCGAGGTGATGGAGCTGTTCACGATGGGCATCCGCGCGTCGGATTCCTCGCCGAACAACTACACGGAAGACGACGTGAAGGCGGCGGCGCGGGTGTTCACGGGGTGGAACCTCACCGTCGGCGCGCGCGGCGCCAACAACGTCAACGACGCGACGCTCGCCTACGCGTACACGTACCGTTCGACGCAGCACGACACGGGCAGCAAGACGTTCTCGTTCGACATCTACCCGGGTGGCGGCCGGACGATCACGTCGGGCGGCGAGCAGGAGGGCCTCGACTTCCTGCTGGCCTGCTGCCGGCACCCGCAGACGGGGCCGCGCCTGGCCCGCAAGCTCTACGCGTTCTTCGTCGACGAACTGCACCCGGCGCCGCAGTCGTTCGTGGACCGCGTGTCGGGCGCGTACTACGCCTCGAACTTCGACATGCGGCGGGTCGTGTTGTCGGTGCTCCTGTCACCGGAGTTCTCCGATCCGTCGGCCTACTACGCCCGCTACGCCTGGCCCGTCGAGTTCGTGGTCAAGGCGATCAAGGAGACCGGCTGGGCCGGCTTCTCGGTGGACGCCGCGCTCACGCCGCTGCTGTCGATGGGGCAGTCGCTGTTCGAGCCGCCCGACGTGAACGGCTGGGAGACCGGCGCGGGCTGGTTCTCGACCGGCGGCATGCTGGCGCGCATGAACTTCGCGGCGACGCTCACCCAGAACCAGCGCTTCAACCTGCGCGAGGCCGCGCGACCGTACAAGGCGACGCCCGAGACGCTGCTCGCCTACACGCTGGACCGGCTGTCGCCGATGCCCTTCGACTCACCGCCGTACAACGACCTGCTCGGCTACCTGCGGGCCGGCACGTCGTGGACCGGTTCGGACACCGAACTCCTGGCCAAGGCCGCCGGCGTCACGCACCTGGTGCTGGCCTCCCCGGAGTACCAGTTCGTCTAG
- a CDS encoding alpha-E domain-containing protein, whose product MLSRVADHLYWLSRYLERAEHTARLLEISVSLAPDRTPESASRQGVRLLSALQALDAQRAGQVEFPLLAVDLTVGEREESLRSCVSHARENARQVREQISVDMWEELNRLYLRLNAARDDHGWQEQPEDLFREVRHSVYLFKGMTSSTMVRGEGWHYMELGRFLERSINASMLLDVHLREFHDGLRGQVETVDFVEWLSLLRCCASFDAYVRAHSASIRPLHVLDFLLLNAEFPRSLRFAADRIEESLRRLSRLSGRSSPARVERLAGLLRASLQFVQIEELLNGDLLQTLEHVRRQCRLIHHATYQSYISYQLEGEIA is encoded by the coding sequence ATGCTGTCGCGCGTCGCCGATCACCTCTACTGGCTGAGCCGATACCTCGAACGTGCCGAGCACACCGCCCGGCTGCTCGAGATCAGCGTCTCCCTCGCGCCCGATCGCACCCCGGAGTCGGCGTCGCGGCAGGGCGTGCGCCTCCTCAGCGCGCTGCAGGCGCTCGACGCGCAGCGCGCCGGGCAGGTCGAGTTCCCGCTGCTGGCCGTCGACCTCACGGTCGGCGAGCGCGAGGAGTCGCTGCGGTCGTGCGTGTCGCACGCCCGCGAGAACGCCCGCCAGGTGCGCGAGCAGATCAGCGTCGACATGTGGGAGGAGCTGAACCGGCTCTACCTGCGGCTCAACGCCGCGCGCGACGACCACGGCTGGCAGGAGCAGCCCGAGGACCTGTTCCGTGAGGTACGTCACTCGGTCTACCTCTTCAAGGGGATGACCAGTTCCACCATGGTGCGCGGCGAGGGCTGGCACTACATGGAACTGGGGCGCTTCCTCGAGCGTTCGATCAACGCGTCGATGCTGCTCGACGTCCACCTGCGCGAGTTCCACGACGGACTGCGCGGCCAGGTGGAGACGGTGGACTTCGTCGAGTGGCTGTCGCTGCTGCGCTGCTGCGCGTCGTTCGACGCCTACGTCCGCGCCCACTCGGCCAGCATCAGGCCGCTGCACGTGCTCGACTTCCTGCTGCTCAACGCCGAGTTCCCGCGGTCGCTGCGCTTTGCCGCCGATCGCATCGAGGAATCGCTCCGTCGCCTGTCACGGTTGTCGGGCCGATCGTCGCCGGCCCGCGTCGAGCGCCTCGCCGGCCTGCTGCGCGCCTCGCTGCAGTTCGTGCAGATCGAGGAGCTGCTCAACGGCGACCTCCTGCAGACCCTCGAGCACGTGCGTCGCCAGTGCCGCCTGATCCACCACGCGACGTACCAGAGCTACATCTCTTACCAACTGGAAGGCGAGATCGCCTAG
- a CDS encoding transglutaminase family protein — translation MRYTVYHLTHFRYDAPVSESVMEVRMQPRTESVQRCLRFELTTSPRSRVFAYQDPEGNVVHHFDVPARHRELLVVAESVVEFVSEISIPECCEATEWQVLDEPATRERFVEYLEPSHFARPTEALLAFGRELGLSRDVDPLTLLRRLKRQIYESFAYAQGSTRVDSPIDEALAARRGVCQDFAHVMIALVRGLGIPCRYVSGYLFHRHAGDERSVDGASHAWVEAWLPSLGWLGLDPTNRTLAGDRHIRVAVGRDYHDVPPTRGAFKGNARSELGVTVRVQTTDAPIAPSDVMPALYWSAPEPEAGTALFDDEQEQQQQQQ, via the coding sequence ATGCGATACACCGTCTACCACCTGACCCACTTCCGTTACGACGCGCCGGTCAGCGAGAGCGTGATGGAGGTGCGCATGCAGCCGCGCACCGAGAGCGTGCAGCGCTGCCTGCGCTTCGAGCTGACCACCTCGCCGCGGTCGCGCGTGTTCGCGTACCAGGACCCCGAGGGCAACGTCGTGCACCACTTCGACGTGCCGGCCCGGCACCGTGAGCTGCTCGTCGTCGCCGAGTCGGTCGTCGAGTTCGTCTCCGAGATCTCCATCCCGGAGTGCTGCGAGGCCACGGAGTGGCAGGTGCTCGACGAGCCCGCCACCCGCGAGCGGTTCGTCGAGTACCTCGAGCCGTCGCACTTCGCACGCCCGACCGAGGCGTTGCTGGCCTTCGGACGCGAGCTCGGCCTCTCCCGCGACGTCGATCCGCTGACGCTCCTGCGCCGGCTCAAGCGGCAGATCTACGAGTCGTTCGCGTACGCGCAGGGGTCGACGCGCGTCGACTCGCCGATCGACGAGGCGCTCGCGGCGCGACGCGGCGTCTGCCAGGACTTCGCGCACGTCATGATCGCGCTGGTGCGCGGACTCGGCATCCCGTGCCGCTACGTGAGCGGCTACCTGTTCCACCGGCACGCGGGCGACGAGCGATCGGTGGACGGCGCGTCGCATGCGTGGGTGGAGGCGTGGCTGCCATCGCTCGGCTGGCTCGGCCTCGACCCGACCAACCGCACGCTGGCCGGCGATCGTCACATCCGCGTCGCCGTCGGCCGCGACTACCACGACGTGCCGCCGACCCGCGGCGCCTTCAAGGGCAACGCGCGCAGCGAACTCGGCGTGACCGTGCGCGTGCAGACCACCGACGCGCCGATCGCGCCCTCCGACGTCATGCCGGCGCTCTACTGGTCGGCGCCGGAGCCCGAGGCGGGCACCGCGCTGTTCGACGACGAACAGGAGCAGCAGCAACAGCAGCAGTGA
- a CDS encoding circularly permuted type 2 ATP-grasp protein, which produces MAAPQASLFSEYRLGRAYDEMFAAPAVPRPQYAALYSQLGTLAAAELQRRQQVADRAFLHQGITFTVYGDHKGTERIFPYDLLPRIITGDEWRQLERGLTQRITALNLFLKDIYNEGRILRAGVVPRELIVSCPHYRREMRGLRVPGDRYVSVAGTDLVRLSDGSFAVLEDNLRVPSGVSYMLANRAVMKRTFSRLLARYSVRPIDHYAQALLRTLRDLSPQGRQNPTVVLLTPGVFNSAYFEHAFLARQMGIELVEGRDLFVHDNIVYMRTTSGAQRVDVIYRRVDDDYVDPLAFRADSQLGVTGLFNAYRAGNVALANAIGTGVADDKAVYAYVPAIIRFYLDEDPILGNVETFLLDDPVQRDHVLQNLDQLVVKAVGESGGYGMLIGPHSTAEQRAQFRDRILANPRNYIAQPTLDLSCAPCFLDDRIEPRHVDLRPYILAGQQTVIVPGGLTRVALRRGSLVVNSSQGGGSKDTWVLE; this is translated from the coding sequence ATGGCCGCCCCGCAGGCGTCCCTCTTTTCGGAGTACCGCCTCGGGCGCGCGTACGACGAGATGTTTGCCGCCCCCGCCGTGCCGCGGCCCCAGTACGCCGCGTTGTACTCGCAGCTCGGCACCCTGGCCGCCGCTGAGCTCCAGCGCCGCCAGCAGGTGGCCGACCGCGCCTTCCTGCACCAGGGCATCACCTTCACCGTCTACGGCGACCACAAGGGCACCGAGCGCATCTTCCCGTACGACCTGCTGCCCCGGATCATCACCGGCGACGAGTGGCGGCAGCTCGAACGCGGCCTCACACAGCGCATCACCGCCCTCAACCTGTTCCTCAAGGACATCTACAACGAAGGCCGCATCCTGCGCGCCGGCGTCGTGCCGCGCGAGCTGATCGTCAGCTGTCCGCACTACCGCCGCGAGATGCGCGGCCTGCGCGTGCCCGGCGATCGCTACGTCTCGGTGGCCGGCACCGACCTGGTGCGGCTGTCGGACGGCTCGTTCGCCGTGCTGGAGGACAACCTCCGCGTGCCCAGCGGCGTCTCGTACATGCTGGCCAACCGCGCGGTGATGAAGCGCACGTTCTCGCGCCTGCTCGCGCGCTACAGCGTGCGGCCGATCGATCACTACGCGCAGGCGCTGCTGCGCACGCTGCGCGACCTGTCGCCGCAGGGCCGCCAGAACCCCACCGTCGTGCTGCTCACGCCCGGGGTGTTCAACTCCGCGTACTTCGAGCACGCGTTCCTGGCGCGCCAGATGGGCATCGAGCTTGTCGAGGGGCGCGATCTCTTCGTCCACGACAACATCGTCTACATGCGCACGACGTCGGGCGCGCAGCGCGTCGACGTCATCTACCGCCGCGTCGACGATGACTACGTGGACCCGCTGGCGTTCCGGGCCGACTCGCAACTGGGCGTGACCGGCCTGTTCAACGCCTACCGGGCCGGCAACGTCGCGCTCGCCAACGCGATCGGCACCGGCGTGGCCGACGACAAGGCCGTGTACGCCTACGTGCCGGCGATCATCAGGTTCTACCTCGACGAGGATCCGATCCTCGGCAACGTCGAGACGTTCCTGCTCGACGACCCGGTGCAGCGCGATCACGTCCTGCAGAACCTCGACCAGCTGGTCGTCAAGGCGGTCGGCGAGTCGGGCGGCTACGGGATGCTGATCGGGCCGCACAGCACCGCCGAGCAGCGCGCCCAGTTCCGCGACCGGATCCTGGCCAACCCGCGCAACTACATCGCGCAGCCGACGCTCGACCTGTCGTGCGCGCCCTGCTTCCTCGACGACCGCATCGAGCCCCGCCACGTCGACCTGCGCCCCTACATCCTCGCGGGCCAGCAGACGGTGATCGTGCCGGGCGGGCTGACGCGCGTCGCGCTGCGGCGCGGATCGCTGGTGGTCAACTCGTCGCAGGGCGGTGGCAGCAAGGACACATGGGTGCTCGAGTGA